One window of the Brettanomyces bruxellensis chromosome 1, complete sequence genome contains the following:
- a CDS encoding uncharacterized protein (CAZy:AA4) yields the protein MTHVTNGPATGSSITRIEELPVPNYGDPKKAIEEIVKQLGDDKVSFVKSDLDNHSDAYFSSDHASEEQRPKAVFYPETTEEVSFILKTTHKYRVPVVPVTGRTSLEGNFIPTRQGICVDIARMNKILAVHEKDLDVTVEAGVGWQDLDKYLKDYNLLFGPDPGPGARIGGMVATSCSGPSAARWGTMKENVIGLTVVLADGTIIKTKKRPRKSSAGYNLNGLFIGSEGTLAVVTEATLRLNVRPKVTNVALVSFPKVSDAGKAVAGFVQEGLQLDAMELLDDTMMHYVNVSGKTSLKYEELPTLMLKFGGPSKEIIDYQVKAAQKICQTNNSQKYLFARSEKEEQEIWGARKVALLATIDYGRKNIDKDIQVWATDVAVPISHLYQSLQETKEELQKLGIAGSIVGHVGDGNYHAMILFKKEERAKVAVVVEHMMERALAADGTVTGEHGVGWGKKHYLQEEVSEETLALMRRIKIALDPYNLLNPDKVFDMDPALFEN from the coding sequence ATGACGCATGTTACAAACGGACCAGCTACTGGTTCGTCCATCACGAGAATAGAGGAGCTACCAGTTCCAAACTATGGTGATCCTAAAAAAGCTATCGAAGAAATAGTCAAGCAACTTGGAGATGACAAAGTCAGTTTCGTCAAGAGCGACTTGGATAATCATAGTGATGCCTACTTTTCGAGTGACCATGCCTCCGAGGAACAAAGACCTAAAGCAGTGTTTTACCCTGAAACCACGGAGGAAGTTTCCTTCATTTTGAAAACCACGCACAAGTATCGTGTTCCTGTCGTGCCAGTTACGGGAAGAACATCCTTGGAGGGTAATTTCATACCAACCAGACAGGGAATATGTGTTGATATTGCtagaatgaataaaatctTGGCTGTCCATGAGAAGGACCTCGATGTTACGGTTGAAGCTGGTGTTGGCTGGCAGGATCTTGACAAATACCTCAAAGACTACAATCTTCTCTTTGGACCAGATCCAGGTCCAGGTGCTCGTATTGGAGGTATGGTTGCAACATCATGTTCAGGCCCAAGTGCAGCCAGATGGGGAACCATGAAAGAAAACGTTATTGGCTTGACAGTGGTTCTTGCCGATGGAACGATAATCAAAACCAAGAAAAGACCTAGAAAATCGTCAGCCGGATACAACTTGAATGGATTGTTTATTGGCTCTGAGGGAACACTTGCAGTGGTTACCGAAGCAACTCTTAGATTGAACGTGAGACCTAAAGTCACAAACGTTGCTCTTGTTTCATTCCCAAAAGTCTCTGATGCTGGTAAGGCAGTGGCAGGATTTGTCCAGGAGGGACTTCAGTTGGATGCTATGGAGCTACTTGATGATACCATGATGCATTATGTTAATGTTTCGGGAAAGACTTCCCTTAAGTACGAGGAACTTCCTACTTTGATGCTTAAGTTTGGAGGCCCATCCAAGGAGATTATTGACTACCAAGTCAAGGCTGCTCAAAAGATTTGCCAGACTAACAACAGTCAGAAGTATTTGTTTGCTCGTTCGGAGAAAGAGGAGCAAGAAATTTGGGGTGCAAGAAAAGTGGCATTACTTGCAACTATTGATTAcggaagaaagaatatcGATAAAGACATCCAGGTCTGGGCTACAGATGTTGCGGTTCCAATATCACATTTATATCAAAGTCTTCAGGAAACCAAGGAGGAGCTACAAAAATTAGGAATTGCCGGCTCTATCGTTGGTCATGTCGGAGATGGTAATTATCATGCAATGATTCTCTTCAAGAAGGAAGAGCGCGCAAAAGTAGCTGTGGTAGTTGAACATATGATGGAACGTGCTTTGGCCGCCGACGGTACTGTTACTGGTGAGCATGGTGTTGGTTGGGGGAAGAAGCATTACCTTCAGGAGGAAGTTTCAGAGGAGACATTGGCCTTAATGAGAAGAATTAAAATTGCTTTGGATCCTTACAATCTTCTTAATCCTGATAAAGTATTTGACATGGATCCGGCACTTTTCGAGAATTGA